Sequence from the Rhizomicrobium sp. genome:
TGATGAGCTCCCGCATGTCGACAGCTTGCATTGCCTCCAAACCGTTGCGGATGAGATTTATCAAAACCTGCTGAATTTGTACTTTATCGATCAGCACCGACGGGAGCTTCAGTTCCAATCGAAGACACACCCGCACGCCCTGGTGGGCGGTGCCTACAAGACCCAAGGCAATCGCCTCCTCGACGACCATGTTGAGATTTTCAGGCGCCCGGTTGCTTTTCCGCTTCTCCACGAAGTCGCGCAGATTGCGGATGATCGCGCCCGCCCTGAGCACCTGGGCGGCGGCCTTGTCCATGGCGTTCCTGGCGCGCTCCATGTTCGCGGGCTCGACCCGCTCGAGGATCCGCCGCGCCGCCTTCACATAGTTGGCGATGGCGGTGAGCGGCTGGTTGAGCTCATGGGCGATCGCCGTCGACATCTGCCCCATCGAACTTAGCCGGTTGATGTGGGCGAATTCCGACTGGAGCGCCTGCATGCGAAGTTCGGAACGCTTCCTTTCGCTGACGTCGCGGACGATCTTGGACGCGCCGACGATATCGCCGGCACCATCGCGCAAGGGCGAGATCGTGATGGACACATGTATGTCGTTGCCGTTCTTGTGCCGGCGAACCGTCTCGAAGTGCTCGACGTCCCGACCGGCGCAGATTTGCCCGATGATGCTTCCCTCTTCCGCCATGCGGTCGGGCGGAATCAGCATCGATATGTTGGCGCCGAGCGCCTCGTCGGCCGTGTAGCCGAATATCCGTTCGGCGGATGCGTTCCAGCTCGTGATTATGCCGCTCAGCGTCTTGCTGAGAATGGCATCTTCCGAGGACTGGACGATCTGCGCCATGAGGCTGTCGACATCCACGTGCCTGGCCACTTCGGCCTTGAGCGGCGCCAGATCGCGGATGACGCCGACGAAAATGCGTTCCCCGCCGACCTCGCTTTTCCCGACCGAAAGATGCATCGGAAAGGTCGAGCCGTCCTTGCGGCGTCCGGCGAGTTCGCAGCCGCCGATCCGTTTTTCGCCGGTCTTCAAATAGCTGGAGATGTAGCCGTCGTGCTCACCGCGATGGGGCTCCGGCATGAGCATCTTCACGTTCCGCCCGACGATCTCATCCCGGCGATAGCCGAAGAGTCCTTCGCAGGCATCGCTGCAAATTTGCACAATACCGCCCGTGTCGATGACGACGATGCCATCGACAGCCGTGTCCATGAGCGCCTTGAAAAGCGCGTCCTCGTTATGCGGCATCGAGTGCTTCTATGTCCGTTCAACGCGACACATTCCGTTGTCCGTACGCAAATCACCCCTTCAGCAACAGAAGCTTGCTCACCAAAAAGGAAACATTACTACAAATAATAATTGATTCATTGTTTGGCAAATCAAAGTTCCAGACTTCGTTAAGACCTCGGCCGCACCCCTTCCTCGGCTAGGTAGATGTCCTTAAAGGAAATCCCTGACTGCAGCCGCGCGTGGCGGTCGGGCAGACTCGCCAACTGGACATAGCGATGGAGCACGGGGTGCGCCAAGAATCCAACTCATCACCGATCGGATCCAAGCCGGTGGGCGACATCGCGCGCGACCTGCGCGCCTATGCCAGCGCCGTGTCGGACGGACCCGTCGCCGCGAAGCTTCTGGCCGCTGCCGCGGAGCTCGACGCACGAGCCCCCGTTCGGCACAGCGCTAACGACGGCGAATAGGGCCCGACTTTCATCCCGCTCAGGCCGCCGCCGGATTTTCACGGAGCGCCGCGTCGAAGCGTTCGATATCCGTCAGATCCTCGAAGACCACGAGCGTCGCGCCGAGCGGCAGCCGCGTGAGCGACACGGACAATATCCGTCCGTCGGCGCGCGTCACCCGGCCCCATTCGCCGTAGCGTGAAGGCTCGCCTCCGGTGACGCCGGCGGACACCATGCTCCAGATGCTGTCGCGCCCGATCCTGGCGGCGCTGGTGGCGGCGATCCGGCTCAAATGCGGCTCCGCCGACAATTCGCCCTCTTCGAACTGCCAAAGGTCGGTGAATGCCGAGTTGTGCATCTTGAGCCGGCCGTCGGGGCCGAACACGGCCATGCCGTCTTCGATCGCGTCCAGCGTCGCGCGCTGGGTCTGGGTCAGCATGTGAAGCGAGGTGTTGAGGTGCAGCGTTTCGCTGATGTCCTCGAAGACATAGTACACACCGCCGAGCAGGTAAGGGTAGGCTTTCACGCGCACGCTGCTGCCGCCCGCGATGTGCCAGGTTTCATCAATCTGGCCGTCGTCGACGTCGAACAGCCGCATGTGTTCGCGCTTCCAGGCCTGGAAGTCGCGCTGCTCCGGCAGGCGGCGGGTCTCGCGCAGGCGGTCGAAGATGTCGTCCAGTGCCGGATGGGATTCCAGCCAGGCTTCGGACAGGTCCCACATCTTGGCGAACAGCTTGTTGGAAACGGCCAGGCGGCGGTCAGAGCCGAAAACGGCGATGGCGGTGTCGACGCGGTCCAGCATGTCGCCATAGGCGTCGGTGGAAAGCTTGAGCTGGGCCTCGGCATGGGCGGAGTCGGTTACGTCGAGCGCGACCCCCGCGACGCTGGTGCTGGGCAGGCGGAACATGTCCACCGAAAGAGCACGCCGGCGTCCTTCGGTGACGGTGTAGCGGCGCTCGTTGAGCACGTCGTTGCCGTCCAGCACCGCGCCGGCAAGATCGCGTTCGGCGCGGACGAGGCGCGGATCGGTCTTCAGCGCTTTTTCCAGCGTGCCCGAACCGGTGGCGGTGACGAAAGCGCGGTTCGCCCAGGTCAGGGCGAGCTTGCGGTTGCGGATCCAGACCGGAACCGGCAGTGCCTCGAGCACGGATTTGAGATCGCGCTCGAGCTCCGTGACGCCTTCTTCCACGCGCAGGAACAGCGCGGCGCGGCTGCCGATGACGCAGCCCTTCACCGAGACGCCGGGATGGCGGCCCGTGCGGACCATCGCCGTGAACGGCGTGCCGCCCTGAAGCAGCCCTTCCAGCTTGGCCGCGAGCTGCGCCGAATCCGCGCCCGACAGGCAGGCTTGCAGCAAGGCGCTGCCGCCGTGATAGCTGAGCGGCGACGCCAGGTCCGAGCCCATGATCACGATCGCCTCGGGCGAGGCCTGGATCATGGCTTCGCGGAAGCGGATTTCCGACTGGGCGCGCGCCA
This genomic interval carries:
- a CDS encoding PAS domain S-box protein, with translation MPHNEDALFKALMDTAVDGIVVIDTGGIVQICSDACEGLFGYRRDEIVGRNVKMLMPEPHRGEHDGYISSYLKTGEKRIGGCELAGRRKDGSTFPMHLSVGKSEVGGERIFVGVIRDLAPLKAEVARHVDVDSLMAQIVQSSEDAILSKTLSGIITSWNASAERIFGYTADEALGANISMLIPPDRMAEEGSIIGQICAGRDVEHFETVRRHKNGNDIHVSITISPLRDGAGDIVGASKIVRDVSERKRSELRMQALQSEFAHINRLSSMGQMSTAIAHELNQPLTAIANYVKAARRILERVEPANMERARNAMDKAAAQVLRAGAIIRNLRDFVEKRKSNRAPENLNMVVEEAIALGLVGTAHQGVRVCLRLELKLPSVLIDKVQIQQVLINLIRNGLEAMQAVDMRELIIETAIDNKDFARVTVHDSGPGLSEAVSKRLFQPFVTTKEKGMGIGLTICQSILEAHGGNIVALPDHRPGAAFRFCVPFVGQREAA
- a CDS encoding PAS-domain containing protein — encoded protein: MHAVFDMLFNGYLHLIDWTSMLADLMSGLAHRATQPGEIAMASIVIASLLIGLFACVWAFVERARSATRRYVMLGNLARAQSEIRFREAMIQASPEAIVIMGSDLASPLSYHGGSALLQACLSGADSAQLAAKLEGLLQGGTPFTAMVRTGRHPGVSVKGCVIGSRAALFLRVEEGVTELERDLKSVLEALPVPVWIRNRKLALTWANRAFVTATGSGTLEKALKTDPRLVRAERDLAGAVLDGNDVLNERRYTVTEGRRRALSVDMFRLPSTSVAGVALDVTDSAHAEAQLKLSTDAYGDMLDRVDTAIAVFGSDRRLAVSNKLFAKMWDLSEAWLESHPALDDIFDRLRETRRLPEQRDFQAWKREHMRLFDVDDGQIDETWHIAGGSSVRVKAYPYLLGGVYYVFEDISETLHLNTSLHMLTQTQRATLDAIEDGMAVFGPDGRLKMHNSAFTDLWQFEEGELSAEPHLSRIAATSAARIGRDSIWSMVSAGVTGGEPSRYGEWGRVTRADGRILSVSLTRLPLGATLVVFEDLTDIERFDAALRENPAAA